In Marinilabiliales bacterium, one DNA window encodes the following:
- a CDS encoding ADP-ribosylglycohydrolase family protein: MLGAVVGDVIGSFLKYGNDKTTDFHLFSDESDFTGNTVLNAATMDCLLTNGDYAEFYRSYTQKYPERGYIVNFYIWILDNDPKPYNGQEKDSALRACPVGWAFDTIDEVLAVAETSASVTHNHPEGVKGAQATAAAVFLARTGKTKPEIREYIETAFGYDLSRTVDQIRPGYKLKESCRETVPEAITAFLESDGFESAIRLAVSLGGDSDTLACITGSIAEAFYGEIPLYMIESTLKRLPPALIDVITEFSERYRSS; encoded by the coding sequence GTTGGAGATGTAATAGGCTCCTTTTTAAAATATGGCAATGACAAAACCACCGATTTCCACCTTTTTAGCGACGAAAGCGACTTTACCGGTAACACTGTACTGAATGCCGCAACAATGGACTGCCTGCTCACAAACGGCGACTATGCCGAATTTTACAGGAGCTATACTCAAAAATACCCGGAGAGAGGTTACATTGTTAACTTCTATATATGGATACTGGATAATGACCCGAAACCTTATAATGGCCAGGAGAAAGATTCAGCGCTCAGAGCCTGCCCGGTCGGCTGGGCATTCGACACAATTGATGAGGTGCTGGCGGTAGCGGAAACAAGTGCCTCTGTAACTCACAACCACCCTGAAGGAGTAAAAGGTGCCCAGGCAACAGCGGCTGCAGTATTCCTTGCGCGTACCGGCAAGACTAAACCTGAGATCAGGGAGTATATCGAAACGGCCTTTGGATATGATCTGAGCCGGACTGTCGACCAGATCAGGCCTGGCTATAAATTAAAAGAAAGCTGCCGGGAAACTGTACCTGAAGCCATAACGGCCTTCCTTGAAAGTGATGGTTTTGAGAGTGCCATCAGGCTTGCTGTTTCACTTGGCGGGGACAGCGACACACTGGCATGCATAACCGGCAGCATTGCAGAAGCCTTTTATGGTGAGATCCCGCTTTACATGATCGAATCAACACTCAAGCGCCTTCCCCCTGCACTGATAGATGTGATCACTGAGTTTTCGGAGAGATACAGGTCATCTTGA